The genomic interval TTCCAGATCGAGTCCTGAGCCCAGGATGTTCGTCCCCAGATAACCCGCCTCGTACGCCTCTCGTACGGCCTCGTGCAGTCGTCGCAGCACGGGGACGACCTCACCGCGCAGATAGATGAACGCGTGCGACGAACGGATCGCGTAACAGGCGATCACGATGCCCTCGATGAGGCTGTGCGGGTTGGCGAAGAGGAGCGGGATGTCCTTGCAGGTCCCCGGCTCCGACTCGTCGGCGTTGACAACCAGATAGTGCGGTTTGCCGTCCCCCTGCGGGATGAACTGCCACTTCATCCCGGTGGGGAAGCCCGCGCCGCCGCGTCCGCGCAGACCGGAGTCCTTGACGTACGCGATGAGGTCGTCGGGCGCCATGGCGAGCGCCTTGCGCAGCCCTTCGTAGCCCTCGTGGCGGCGGTAGGTGTCCAGGGTCCAGGATTCGGGCTGGTCCCAGAAGGCGGAGAGGACCGGTGCGAGCAGCTTCTCGGGGCTCGTCCCGTTGTGGTCGATCTCGGCGGCCAAGGTCATCACTCCCCCTCCTCGGCTGCGGGCCCGGCCGGGTGCTCCGGGTCGGAGGCCGAGGTCTGCTGCGGTGCGTCGTGCGAGCTGAGGTGCTCGGACGGCGAAGGGTCGTGCGGTTGCCCGTCCTGGGGCTGCGCATCCTGGGGTTGCGCAGCCTGCGGCTGCGCGTCCTGGGGCTGTCCGGCGCGCGGGGAGACCACGCGCGCCTGCGGGAGCGCTTCGCCCTTGGCGAGCTTCAGCCCGACGAGGGAGGCGGGGCCCGCGCCGCCGGTCGCCTCGACGGCGCCGGGCCGCTCGTCGGGGAAGCCGGCCAGGATGCGGGCCGTCTCCTTGTACGAGCAGATGGGCGCGCCCCGGGTGGGCTCGACGGTCCGGCCGGCGATCAGGTCGTCGACGAGCTGCGTGGCGCTCTGGGGCGTCTGGTTGTCGAAGAACTCCCAGTTGACCATCACGACGGGCGCGAAGTCGCAGGCGGCGTTGCACTCGATGTGTTCGAGGGTGACCTTGCCGTCGTCGGTGGTCTCGTTGTTGCCGACGCCGAGGTGTTCCTTGAGCGTGTCGAAGATGGCGTCGCCGCCCATGACCGCGCACAGGGTGTTGGTGCAGACGCCGACCTGGTAGTCGCCGCTGGGCCTGCGCCGGTACATGGAGTAGAAGGTCGCGACGGCGGTGACCTCGGCGGTGGTGAGGTCGAGCGTCTCGGCGCAGAAGGCCATGCCCGTACGGGAGACGTATCCCTCCTCGGACTGCACGAGGTGCAGCAGCGGCAGCAGGGCGGAGCGGCTGCCGGGGTAGCGGGCGAGCACCTCCTTCGCGTCCGCGTCGAGCCGGGCGCGCACCTCGGCCGGGTAGGGGGTGGCGGGGAGCTGCGGCATCCCCAGACTGACGTCTTGGCGTGATGTGGTCACCGGTCGACGCCTCCCATCACGGGGTCGATGGACGCGACGGCGACGATGACGTCGGCGACCTGGCCGCCTTCGCACATCGCCGCCATGGCCTGGAGGTTGGTGAAGGACGGGTCGCGGAAGTGGACCCGGTAGGGGCGGGTGCCGCCGTCGGAGACGACGTGCACGCCGAGTTCGCCCTTGGGGGACTCGACGGCGGTGTACACCTGACCGGCCGGGACCCGGAAGCCCTCGGTCACCAGCTTGAAGTGGTGGATCAGGGCTTCCATGGAGGTGCCCATGATGTTCCGGATGTGGTCGAGCGAGTTGCCGAGTCCGTCCGGGCCGAGGGCGAGCTGGGCGGGCCAGGCGATCTTCTTGTCGGCGACCATGACCGGCCCGGGCTCCAGGCGGTCGATGCACTGCTCGATGATGCGCAGCGACTGGCGCATCTCCTCCAGGCGGATCAGGAAGCGTCCGTAGGAGTCGCAGGTGTCGGCGGTCGGGACGTCGAAGTCGTAGGTCTCGTAGCCGCAGTACGGGTCGCTCTTGCGCAGGTCGTGCGGGAGTCCGGCGGAGCGCAGCACCGGGCCGGTGGCGCCGAGCGCCATGCAGCCGGTGAGGTCGAGGTAGCCGACGTCCTTCATCCGGGCCTTGAAGATGGGGTTGCCGGTGGCGAGCTTGTCGTACTCCGGCAGGTTCTTCTTCATGGTCTTGATGAACTCGCGCAGCTGGTCGACCGCGCCCGGGGGCAGGTCCTGGGCGAGGCCGCCGGGGCGGACGAACGCGTGGTTCATCCGCAGGCCGGTGAAGAGCTCGAAGAGGTCGAGAAC from Streptomyces sp. CA-278952 carries:
- the nuoE gene encoding NADH-quinone oxidoreductase subunit NuoE, which translates into the protein MPQLPATPYPAEVRARLDADAKEVLARYPGSRSALLPLLHLVQSEEGYVSRTGMAFCAETLDLTTAEVTAVATFYSMYRRRPSGDYQVGVCTNTLCAVMGGDAIFDTLKEHLGVGNNETTDDGKVTLEHIECNAACDFAPVVMVNWEFFDNQTPQSATQLVDDLIAGRTVEPTRGAPICSYKETARILAGFPDERPGAVEATGGAGPASLVGLKLAKGEALPQARVVSPRAGQPQDAQPQAAQPQDAQPQDGQPHDPSPSEHLSSHDAPQQTSASDPEHPAGPAAEEGE
- a CDS encoding NADH-quinone oxidoreductase subunit D — protein: MTTPHATPRATTEGTVYTVTGGDWDEVVESAVKSDDERIIVNMGPQHPSTHGVLRLILEIDGETVTEARCGIGYLHTGIEKNLEFRNWTQGTTFVTRMDYLTPFFNETAYCLGVEKLLGIEDQIPDRATVLRVLLMELNRLASHLVCIATGGMELGATTIMIYGFRDRELVLDLFELFTGLRMNHAFVRPGGLAQDLPPGAVDQLREFIKTMKKNLPEYDKLATGNPIFKARMKDVGYLDLTGCMALGATGPVLRSAGLPHDLRKSDPYCGYETYDFDVPTADTCDSYGRFLIRLEEMRQSLRIIEQCIDRLEPGPVMVADKKIAWPAQLALGPDGLGNSLDHIRNIMGTSMEALIHHFKLVTEGFRVPAGQVYTAVESPKGELGVHVVSDGGTRPYRVHFRDPSFTNLQAMAAMCEGGQVADVIVAVASIDPVMGGVDR